In Amyelois transitella isolate CPQ chromosome 13, ilAmyTran1.1, whole genome shotgun sequence, a genomic segment contains:
- the LOC106138283 gene encoding UNC93-like protein — protein MADDVVFGTNERWRINRNIFVLGFAFMVHFTAFHGAANLQSSVNSEAGAGTFTLAAIYFSLILSNILLPAVVIKWLGCKWAVAVSFVAYMPFIAAQFYPRLYTLVPAGMMVGFGGGPLWCAKCTYLSVVAEPYAKLSGVPVDVLVVRFFGLFFMFYQMAQIWGNLISSAILSSSLGDVAPTLNETLSYSPDNMTLFLNSTATDLGESCGVNFCSGSSSHDNANLKPPSPLKIQVISGAYLACMAFAVILVAVGVDSLKRYTSGRRTAIDGKSGIRLLAVTLRQLRHKYQLLLLPVIGYIGAEQAFMAADFTQAFVGCAYGIHNIGYVMICFGVFNALAAPVAGAIVKLTGRYPVMLTALILNLCLLTALLLWRPDPGQWMVFYFLAAVWGTADAVWLVQVNALSGILFPGNEEAAYSNFRLWEATGSVLSYATAPYLCVRTRLQVLLGLLLLGFSGYTTIELMEYRAKRAHHLERNFELVNGKERE, from the exons ATGGCAGACGACGTGGTCTTCGGCACGAACGAGAGATGGCGCATCAACCGCAACATCTTCGTCCTGGGGTTCGCGTTCATGGTCCACTTCACCGCCTTCCACGGGGCTGCCAACCTTCAGAGTTCGGTCAACAGCGAGGCGGGCGCAGGGACCTTCACGTTGGCGGCAATATACTTCTCCTTGATACTGTCCAATATCCTGCTACCAGCTGTGGTTATCAA ATGGCTGGGTTGCAAATGGGCCGTGGCGGTTTCCTTCGTAGCTTACATGCCGTTCATAGCCGCCCAGTTCTACCCGCGTCTGTACACCCTGGTCCCCGCAGGCATGATGGTCGGCTTCGGAGGGGGACCTCTGTGGTGTGCCAAGTGTACGTACTTGTCTGTG GTAGCGGAGCCGTATGCCAAGCTGTCGGGGGTTCCCGTGGATGTGCTGGTGGTGAGATTCTTCGGGCTCTTCTTCATGTTCTACCAGATGGCACAGATATGGGGAAACCTTATATCCTCTGCTA TATTGTCATCGTCTCTCGGCGATGTAGCCCCCACATTGAACGAGACTCTGTCATATTCACCAGACAACATGACTCTTTTTCTTAATTCAACTGCAACGGACTTGGGGGAGAGCTGTGGCGTCAACTTCTGTAGTGGCAGTTCTTCACAT GATAATGCAAACCTGAAGCCACCTTCTCCGTTGAAGATCCAAGTGATATCGGGCGCTTATTTGGCTTGTATGGCTTTTGCTGTGATACTTGTGGCGGTTGGAGTAGACTCATTGAAAAG GTACACATCAGGTCGCCGCACAGCCATCGACGGGAAGTCAGGGATCCGTCTCCTGGCGGTGACCCTTCGGCAGCTGCGGCACAAGTACCAACTGCTGCTGCTGCCTGTCATTGGTTATATCGGCGCTGAACAGGCTTTCATGGCCGCTGATTTTACGCaa GCGTTCGTAGGCTGCGCGTACGGCATCCACAACATCGGTTATGTGATGATCTGCTTCGGTGTGTTCAATGCTTTAGCAGCTCCCGTCGCAGGAGCAATAGTGAAGCTGACTGGACGCTACCCGGTCATGCTCACCGCGCTG ATCCTCAACCTGTGCCTGCTGACCGCGCTCCTGCTCTGGAGACCAGACCCTGGACAATGGATGGTGTTCTACTTCCTCGCAGCCGTGTGGGGCACAGCTGATGCCGTGTGGCTTGTGCAAGTCAATG CGCTTTCAGGAATTCTGTTCCCCGGTAACGAGGAGGCGGCGTATTCCAACTTCAGGCTGTGGGAAGCCACGGGAAGCGTGCTTTCTTATGCCACTGCACCTTACCTCTGTGTGAGAACCAG gCTCCAAGTCCTCCTGGGTTTATTACTACTGGGCTTCTCGGGGTATACCACCATAGAGCTGATGGAGTACCGCGCGAAGAGAGCTCATCATCTAGAGAGGAACTTCGAACTTGTCAACGGAAAAGAGAGAGAGTga